A stretch of Pseudorhodobacter turbinis DNA encodes these proteins:
- a CDS encoding SDR family NAD(P)-dependent oxidoreductase, giving the protein MRDWQGKRYWIVGAGEGLGLGLARRISTAGAEVILSSRSDVQLEKAVAQMPGKAHAVTVDVADTASVARAAAEVGDVDGVVFLDEVYWPVKAQEWNAEHVEAMCNANFTGCARVVGAVLPAMVARGAGHLVMTGSLAGYRGVPGTNGFGASKAGVMAMAETLRADLRGSGIEVQLANLGFIRGNQGGDAMPFMMEAEDAAQQMFELMLTERFKVSVPTGSSWLVRLSRCLPDAVFNGMFARK; this is encoded by the coding sequence ATGAGGGATTGGCAAGGCAAACGCTATTGGATCGTCGGAGCAGGCGAAGGTTTGGGACTGGGTCTGGCCCGTCGGATCAGCACCGCAGGGGCAGAGGTGATCTTGTCCTCCCGCTCTGACGTGCAGCTGGAAAAGGCTGTGGCGCAGATGCCGGGCAAGGCGCATGCGGTCACCGTGGATGTGGCTGATACCGCATCGGTTGCCCGTGCAGCAGCAGAAGTGGGCGATGTCGACGGCGTGGTCTTCCTTGATGAGGTCTATTGGCCGGTGAAAGCGCAAGAGTGGAACGCCGAGCATGTCGAGGCGATGTGCAACGCCAACTTCACCGGTTGTGCGCGTGTTGTTGGCGCGGTGCTGCCTGCAATGGTTGCGCGCGGGGCGGGGCATCTGGTCATGACGGGATCTTTGGCGGGCTATCGCGGGGTGCCGGGCACGAACGGGTTCGGCGCGTCCAAGGCCGGTGTCATGGCGATGGCCGAAACGCTGCGCGCTGATTTGCGTGGCAGCGGAATAGAGGTGCAGTTGGCCAACCTCGGCTTCATCCGCGGTAATCAGGGTGGGGATGCCATGCCCTTTATGATGGAGGCTGAGGATGCCGCCCAGCAGATGTTCGAGCTGATGCTGACCGAGCGGTTCAAGGTCAGCGTTCCAACGGGGTCATCCTGGTTGGTTCGCCTGTCACGGTGCTTGCCGGATGCGGTCTTTAACGGGATGTTTGCGCGCAAATAA
- a CDS encoding glycosyltransferase family 2 protein, with product MCPVAIVDPKLAAPSRVDAVVIGRNEGERLRACIASLLPQVGQVIYVDSGSVDGSAAMAEGMGATVVQLDMGLPFTAARARNAGLALVGGDYVQFVDGDCEVQPDWVATALAFMQANPQAAVVCGRRRERFPEASVYNGLCDTEWDTPIGQALACGGDALMRVADLRGVDGYRETLIAGEEPELCLRLGRTGVQIWRIDAEMTLHDAAMTRLGQWWQRSRRAGHAFAEGAALHGAAPERHWVAETRRALFWGLAVPLLALILGAVHPLGFALLLLWPLQMLRLAPRMGAVPAFFSVLGKLPEAQGVLGYWWGRSRQKRARLIEYK from the coding sequence ATGTGCCCAGTGGCGATAGTAGATCCGAAGCTTGCGGCCCCGTCGCGCGTTGATGCCGTGGTGATTGGCCGCAATGAAGGGGAGCGGTTGCGGGCCTGTATCGCGTCGCTTTTGCCACAGGTCGGGCAGGTGATTTATGTCGATTCCGGCTCGGTCGATGGCAGTGCCGCGATGGCCGAGGGGATGGGCGCCACGGTGGTGCAGCTTGATATGGGCCTGCCCTTTACCGCCGCACGGGCGCGCAATGCAGGGCTTGCGCTTGTGGGTGGCGATTATGTGCAATTTGTTGATGGCGATTGTGAGGTGCAGCCTGATTGGGTGGCCACAGCATTGGCCTTTATGCAGGCCAATCCGCAGGCGGCAGTGGTCTGTGGTCGCAGGCGGGAACGCTTTCCCGAGGCGTCTGTTTACAACGGGCTGTGCGATACGGAATGGGACACGCCGATCGGTCAGGCGCTGGCCTGTGGCGGCGATGCCTTGATGCGGGTGGCGGATTTGCGGGGTGTTGACGGCTACCGCGAAACCTTGATCGCCGGAGAGGAGCCGGAGCTGTGTTTGCGCCTTGGCCGGACCGGCGTGCAGATCTGGCGGATTGATGCCGAGATGACCTTGCATGACGCCGCGATGACGCGACTGGGGCAATGGTGGCAACGCAGCCGCCGCGCGGGTCATGCCTTTGCGGAAGGTGCGGCCCTGCATGGCGCCGCCCCCGAACGTCATTGGGTGGCAGAGACCCGGCGCGCGTTGTTTTGGGGGCTGGCTGTGCCCCTTTTGGCGCTTATTCTTGGGGCTGTGCATCCTTTGGGCTTTGCGCTGCTGCTGCTTTGGCCGCTGCAAATGTTGCGTTTGGCCCCGCGTATGGGGGCCGTGCCTGCGTTCTTTTCAGTGCTTGGCAAGTTGCCAGAGGCGCAGGGCGTTTTGGGATATTGGTGGGGCCGTTCGCGGCAGAAACGCGCGCGGTTGATCGAGTACAAGTAG
- a CDS encoding sugar transferase, with protein MKMTPSDMIAAEVGGIEYPARAAAPTAIPQRPSRRGIYRGLFKRVFDTAAVVVAAPIILPLIAGLALAVRRDGGRAFYTQQRVGLDGRHFRLWKLRSMVSDADERMADYLSANPQARIEWETTQKLKQDPRITPFGLFLRRSSLDELPQLWNVIRGEMSLVGPRPMMLNQQALYPGQAYYRLRPGITGYWQTRGRNDTTFEARVGYDEAYDAEVSLATDLKVLTETIGVVAKGTGF; from the coding sequence ATGAAAATGACTCCTTCCGATATGATCGCCGCAGAAGTCGGTGGGATCGAGTATCCTGCGCGTGCTGCTGCACCTACGGCCATCCCGCAACGCCCTTCGCGGCGTGGGATTTATCGTGGTTTGTTCAAGCGGGTGTTCGATACCGCAGCTGTCGTTGTTGCTGCTCCGATTATTCTGCCGCTGATTGCCGGATTGGCGCTGGCTGTCCGGCGCGATGGCGGTCGGGCGTTTTACACCCAGCAACGCGTCGGGCTCGACGGGCGGCACTTTCGTTTGTGGAAATTGCGCAGCATGGTTAGCGATGCGGATGAGCGGATGGCCGATTATCTTTCTGCAAACCCGCAGGCGCGTATCGAATGGGAAACCACGCAAAAGCTGAAGCAAGATCCACGGATCACACCTTTCGGTTTGTTCTTGCGCCGGTCATCGCTGGATGAGCTGCCCCAGCTTTGGAATGTAATTCGTGGCGAGATGAGCCTTGTTGGCCCGCGCCCGATGATGCTTAACCAGCAAGCGCTTTACCCTGGCCAAGCCTACTACCGCTTGCGGCCCGGCATCACCGGATACTGGCAAACGCGCGGTCGCAATGATACCACGTTTGAAGCGCGGGTTGGGTATGACGAGGCATATGATGCCGAGGTCTCTTTGGCCACAGACCTGAAAGTTCTGACGGAAACGATCGGTGTTGTTGCTAAAGGCACCGGCTTCTGA
- a CDS encoding glycosyltransferase: protein MKIAYIVNTYPRASHTFIRRELQALERRGFDIHRFAMRSERDSLLDPADLAEDDRTEHVLKTGFAGLVCSALRWMLRKPRHSAQAFVAAMRCGAAGAGGTPGTGGRLRHMIYLVEAAHVARRCASLGVTHIHAHFGTNSATVAMLARLMDGPSYSFTVHGPEEFDAPLGLCLGEKMQHAAFTVAISSFGRSQLYRRAALADWGKLHVVHCGIEPEKFPTPSAPPKGGPRLVAIGRLAEQKGFSLLIEAMALAAPTNPDLHLTLVGDGPLRPEIEAMIAANHLETRITLAGWQDEAGVRQALANAQALILPSFAEGLPMVVMEAMAAGRPVIATAIAGVPELVVSGETGWLVPAGDAQYLAEAMTTLAQTPHTDLVAMGTAARARVLERHDINTEAAKLATLIGQA from the coding sequence ATGAAAATCGCTTATATTGTGAATACCTATCCGCGTGCGTCCCACACTTTTATCCGCCGAGAGCTTCAGGCCTTGGAACGGCGCGGCTTTGACATCCACCGTTTCGCAATGCGGTCCGAGCGCGACAGCCTGCTGGACCCTGCCGATCTGGCTGAGGATGACCGGACGGAGCATGTGCTGAAGACAGGCTTTGCGGGGCTAGTATGCTCTGCCCTGCGCTGGATGTTGCGGAAACCACGTCACAGCGCACAAGCCTTTGTGGCTGCTATGCGTTGCGGGGCGGCTGGGGCGGGCGGCACTCCGGGCACGGGCGGGCGCTTGCGGCATATGATTTACCTGGTAGAGGCCGCGCATGTGGCCCGCCGCTGCGCCAGTTTGGGCGTCACGCATATCCATGCCCATTTCGGCACCAACTCTGCCACCGTGGCGATGTTGGCGCGCCTTATGGATGGCCCAAGCTACAGCTTTACCGTTCATGGCCCCGAGGAGTTTGACGCACCGCTCGGGCTGTGTCTGGGTGAGAAAATGCAACATGCAGCGTTTACCGTGGCGATCAGCAGCTTTGGCCGCAGCCAGCTTTACCGTCGGGCGGCATTGGCCGATTGGGGCAAGCTTCATGTTGTTCATTGCGGGATTGAGCCAGAAAAATTTCCGACACCCTCGGCGCCCCCGAAAGGCGGGCCGCGCTTGGTCGCGATCGGGCGGCTGGCCGAACAAAAGGGCTTTTCGCTTTTGATTGAGGCGATGGCGCTTGCCGCCCCCACCAATCCCGACCTGCATCTAACCTTGGTCGGTGACGGCCCCCTCCGCCCCGAGATCGAGGCGATGATCGCCGCCAACCACCTTGAGACCCGCATCACGCTAGCCGGCTGGCAAGATGAGGCGGGTGTGCGTCAGGCCTTGGCCAATGCACAGGCCCTGATCCTGCCCTCCTTTGCCGAAGGTCTGCCGATGGTCGTGATGGAGGCGATGGCCGCCGGTCGCCCTGTGATCGCCACCGCAATTGCCGGCGTGCCAGAGCTGGTTGTCAGCGGCGAAACTGGCTGGCTTGTACCGGCCGGCGACGCGCAATATTTAGCCGAGGCAATGACAACACTGGCCCAGACCCCCCATACCGATCTGGTCGCCATGGGCACTGCTGCGCGCGCGCGGGTGTTGGAACGTCACGACATCAACACCGAGGCCGCCAAACTGGCCACGCTGATCGGGCAGGCCTAA
- a CDS encoding WecB/TagA/CpsF family glycosyltransferase, whose product MQFAFNTTKIVVTHKDAAATIEEVETRLIDGRGFALATINLDHLTKLRSNPEFLKAYAKQDIVVTDGNPLVWLSHLAHKPVCLVPGADLVIPLVETAARTNRPVVLLGSTDAALTGAARHLTKLVPNVKFARCIAPIHGFDPTGEAARAILEEVRQVGPCLCLVALGAPKQEILSALGRDLAPQAGFACIGAGVDFLAGDQVRAPQWVRKMALEWAWRMMQNPKRLVPRYAACAAILPGQCIEAIKQR is encoded by the coding sequence ATGCAGTTTGCTTTCAATACGACAAAAATCGTGGTGACGCATAAAGATGCCGCCGCCACGATAGAAGAGGTGGAAACTCGGTTAATTGACGGGCGCGGGTTTGCCTTGGCCACGATCAATCTTGACCACCTCACAAAACTGCGCAGCAACCCCGAATTCCTTAAGGCCTATGCCAAACAAGATATCGTCGTGACCGACGGGAATCCGCTTGTCTGGCTGTCCCATCTTGCGCACAAACCTGTATGCTTGGTGCCGGGTGCCGATCTGGTCATACCCTTGGTGGAAACAGCAGCCCGCACGAATCGGCCCGTGGTATTGCTTGGCAGCACCGATGCCGCGTTGACCGGTGCTGCGCGCCATTTGACCAAACTTGTACCGAACGTGAAATTTGCGCGCTGCATCGCACCGATTCACGGCTTTGACCCTACCGGAGAAGCGGCCCGCGCGATCCTGGAAGAGGTCCGTCAAGTTGGGCCCTGCCTTTGTCTTGTGGCTTTGGGCGCGCCCAAACAGGAAATCCTGTCGGCCTTGGGGCGCGATCTGGCCCCCCAAGCGGGCTTTGCCTGCATTGGCGCAGGCGTGGATTTTCTGGCCGGTGATCAGGTCCGCGCACCGCAATGGGTCCGAAAGATGGCGCTGGAATGGGCATGGCGGATGATGCAAAATCCAAAGCGACTGGTCCCACGCTATGCCGCTTGTGCGGCGATTTTGCCAGGCCAGTGCATTGAGGCCATCAAACAGCGCTAA
- a CDS encoding saccharopine dehydrogenase, which yields MTHIWVRAEQRPNEERTGITPEGVAALMAAGFTVTVEESDVRAIPIDGYRATGCEIAPQNTWPDAPRDAIIFGLKELPEDGTPLHHRHILFGHAYKGQPSGQDLLRRFKAGGGTLYDIEYLVDEAGRRVAAFGYWAGYAGAAVALKCWAAQQRGGIAGPVTTYGGKDALLAELRGAIATANTLPTALVIGALGRVGTGAADLCEALGLQVTKWDMDETAHGGPFPEVLAHEIFLNCILARPGCPVFVPRSALTATRKLSVIGDIACDPTSDFSPIKVYDRTTDWDAPALRVAQDPVLDVTAIDNLPSMLPVESSQDFAGLLLPSLLTLNDLTSGVWGRAKALFDDHIQRL from the coding sequence GTGACACATATATGGGTCCGCGCCGAGCAGCGCCCGAATGAGGAACGCACAGGCATCACCCCCGAAGGTGTGGCCGCCCTAATGGCTGCCGGTTTCACCGTCACCGTCGAGGAAAGCGATGTCCGCGCCATCCCCATCGACGGCTACCGCGCCACGGGATGTGAGATTGCACCGCAAAACACATGGCCCGATGCCCCGCGCGACGCGATCATCTTTGGCCTCAAGGAACTGCCCGAGGATGGCACCCCCCTGCACCACCGCCATATCCTTTTCGGTCACGCCTATAAGGGCCAGCCCTCGGGGCAAGACCTGCTGCGCCGCTTCAAGGCCGGGGGTGGCACGCTTTATGATATCGAATATCTGGTGGATGAGGCGGGGCGGCGTGTCGCGGCATTTGGCTATTGGGCGGGCTATGCCGGGGCGGCGGTGGCGCTGAAATGCTGGGCCGCACAGCAACGCGGCGGCATTGCGGGGCCGGTTACCACCTATGGCGGCAAGGATGCACTTTTGGCCGAATTACGCGGCGCGATTGCCACGGCCAACACCCTGCCAACTGCGCTGGTGATCGGTGCGCTTGGCCGTGTCGGGACGGGGGCGGCCGACCTGTGTGAGGCGCTCGGCCTGCAGGTCACCAAATGGGACATGGATGAGACCGCGCATGGCGGCCCCTTCCCCGAAGTGCTGGCGCATGAGATTTTCCTCAACTGCATCCTCGCGCGGCCCGGTTGTCCGGTGTTCGTGCCGCGATCGGCGCTGACAGCCACCCGCAAACTCTCGGTAATTGGCGATATTGCCTGCGATCCGACCTCGGACTTCTCACCTATCAAAGTCTATGACCGCACAACCGATTGGGACGCCCCCGCATTGCGTGTGGCGCAAGACCCTGTGCTGGATGTGACCGCAATCGACAACCTTCCCAGCATGTTGCCGGTTGAAAGCAGTCAGGATTTTGCCGGTCTGCTTTTGCCCTCATTGCTGACGCTGAACGATTTGACCAGCGGCGTCTGGGGGCGGGCGAAGGCGCTGTTTGATGACCACATCCAGCGCCTATAG
- a CDS encoding WGR domain-containing protein, with protein MLRNRKGHARYYRVDVAYNLFGEYSVLREWGLPGKPGASSGNRKITWFSNLREACLAAEHLQSRASRRGYAQTLADQGGLQ; from the coding sequence ATGCTACGCAACCGCAAGGGGCACGCACGCTATTACCGCGTTGATGTAGCCTATAACCTCTTTGGGGAATACTCGGTCTTGCGGGAGTGGGGATTGCCGGGCAAGCCGGGGGCAAGTTCCGGCAATCGCAAGATCACCTGGTTTTCCAACCTACGAGAGGCCTGCCTTGCGGCAGAGCATTTGCAATCCCGCGCATCGCGGCGCGGATACGCACAGACATTGGCAGACCAAGGGGGATTACAGTGA
- a CDS encoding CpsD/CapB family tyrosine-protein kinase, translating to MTNRDIVLSSSLRPTDLGSSSHDDESFRKLAKETKRPRSVGVSVFRHAAPQFAAPSNSISNGGEWDRFLHPEPTPDRVWESLSPTPLDAAKLLEKGLFINAQQSSVATSFDILRTRVLHAMQQNGWRRLAITSPTHGCGKSFVATNLALSLARCPSSRTALLDLALRQPGLGALLGLPDVATIRGYLNGEQPLESHFHRFGRTLALGLNGTAMQDAAEVLHEPATAAVLSTMVRQLDPDMVVIDAPPVLGSDDFLALLPHVDAALLIIDGTKTTASEVRTCERLLAAQCPLIGVMMNRAQDLSLRRPRFGRR from the coding sequence ATGACCAACCGCGATATAGTGTTGTCATCATCCTTGCGCCCGACAGATCTAGGGTCATCGTCACATGATGACGAGAGCTTCCGCAAGCTTGCAAAAGAAACAAAACGTCCGCGCAGCGTCGGGGTTTCGGTTTTTCGCCATGCTGCCCCGCAGTTTGCGGCACCGTCAAACTCCATCTCCAACGGCGGGGAATGGGACAGGTTTTTGCACCCTGAACCTACCCCTGACCGCGTTTGGGAATCGCTTAGCCCGACTCCTTTGGATGCAGCAAAACTGCTTGAAAAAGGTCTGTTTATAAACGCGCAACAATCATCGGTTGCAACCTCTTTTGATATACTACGCACGCGTGTTCTGCATGCGATGCAACAGAACGGCTGGCGGCGGCTGGCCATCACCTCTCCGACCCATGGATGTGGCAAAAGCTTCGTCGCCACGAACCTTGCGCTCAGCCTTGCACGCTGCCCTTCCAGCCGGACTGCCCTGCTAGATCTGGCGCTGCGCCAACCCGGTTTGGGCGCATTGCTGGGCCTGCCCGACGTCGCCACGATCCGCGGCTATTTGAACGGGGAGCAGCCGCTGGAAAGCCACTTCCACCGTTTCGGCCGGACCTTGGCGCTTGGCCTGAACGGAACCGCAATGCAGGATGCCGCCGAAGTGCTGCATGAGCCCGCAACAGCGGCAGTGCTTTCGACAATGGTCCGCCAACTGGACCCGGATATGGTCGTCATTGATGCCCCGCCGGTGCTTGGCTCGGATGATTTTCTGGCACTTTTGCCGCATGTCGATGCCGCATTGCTGATCATTGACGGCACTAAAACCACAGCGTCCGAGGTCCGCACATGCGAGCGTTTGCTGGCGGCGCAATGTCCTTTGATTGGCGTGATGATGAACCGCGCCCAAGACCTTAGTCTTCGCCGCCCCCGTTTTGGACGCAGGTAA
- a CDS encoding glycosyltransferase family 2 protein has translation MLSIILPASNEASYIGPCLEALLASTPVPGGAEVIVVANGCRDDTAARAGTYAAQAEAAGWGFTVLDLAQGGKIRALNAGDAQARGDMRAYLDADVIVSPDLMAQIAQALAGEAARYASGRAVIPRAQSAVTRAYARFWQTLPFAQSDAPGYGLFAVNAAGRARWGEFPDLISDDTFVRLQFGPDERVSCAATYRWPMIEGFESLVRVRRRQDQGVAQIASLHPEILEREAKPKMGLRGVLQRAGADPLGFAVYAAVSLAVRLRRGGGEWARGR, from the coding sequence ATGTTGAGTATAATCCTGCCTGCAAGCAACGAGGCCTCCTATATCGGGCCATGCCTTGAGGCGCTGCTTGCGTCGACGCCGGTGCCGGGGGGGGCAGAGGTGATCGTTGTGGCCAACGGATGCCGTGATGATACCGCCGCCCGTGCAGGCACATATGCCGCGCAGGCCGAGGCCGCCGGATGGGGCTTTACCGTGCTTGATCTGGCGCAGGGCGGCAAGATCCGCGCGCTGAATGCAGGGGATGCGCAGGCGCGCGGGGATATGCGGGCGTATCTTGATGCCGATGTGATTGTCAGCCCGGATCTGATGGCGCAGATCGCACAGGCCTTGGCCGGCGAGGCCGCGCGCTATGCCTCGGGGCGTGCGGTTATTCCGCGGGCGCAATCGGCTGTGACGCGGGCCTATGCGCGGTTTTGGCAAACCCTGCCTTTCGCGCAAAGTGATGCACCGGGATACGGGCTTTTTGCGGTCAATGCGGCGGGGCGTGCGCGTTGGGGGGAATTCCCCGATTTGATTTCAGATGATACCTTCGTGCGCCTGCAATTCGGCCCGGATGAGCGCGTAAGCTGCGCGGCGACGTACCGCTGGCCGATGATCGAAGGGTTTGAATCCCTGGTGCGTGTGCGGCGGCGGCAGGACCAAGGTGTTGCACAAATCGCGTCGCTTCACCCCGAAATTCTGGAGCGGGAGGCCAAGCCGAAGATGGGCCTGCGCGGTGTGTTGCAACGCGCAGGGGCCGATCCGCTGGGCTTTGCTGTCTATGCCGCCGTGTCCTTGGCCGTGAGGCTGCGGCGGGGCGGCGGCGAATGGGCGCGCGGCCGTTAG
- a CDS encoding Wzz/FepE/Etk N-terminal domain-containing protein, with amino-acid sequence MGKIQSFDELFGMLIRRRLMIALIALVGIIATVLQLSTKAPVFESTAVIQVQTPTITAPTASGAAAPHENSGQRLQAIQQQLTTRENMQAVIARHNLYSGLPLTSDQKVHILRQSLRFQTVASAAAASFGQPAEVSALLISAQANTRAEATNVANDFAQGVLVAGAEDQKARALEAQTFFQQEQRNLKELIMAKEAEIAQFQSEHLSALPTQRAILQIELTGLETELRSLNQTLVGLRNERGAIERKTNLRATDKRQVATLSAQIETISAQSDALQTRRSEIVDILSQAQVIDRTLAEFDRDLDQLQAQYEVATRRSADAETAAKLQNGDQGETFTLLEAAIEPDYPISGGKRKLVLVGAFASLIIGLIVAFVLEHLRPVLRTQRQLERELDLRPIIAIPELRKSDLTLKQQRT; translated from the coding sequence ATGGGAAAAATTCAGAGCTTCGACGAACTCTTCGGCATGCTGATCCGCCGCCGCTTGATGATCGCTTTGATCGCATTGGTAGGCATTATTGCGACCGTTCTGCAACTCAGCACCAAAGCGCCGGTGTTCGAAAGCACCGCCGTCATTCAGGTGCAAACGCCCACGATCACCGCACCCACCGCATCCGGCGCGGCCGCGCCACATGAAAATTCCGGCCAAAGGTTGCAAGCGATCCAACAACAGCTGACCACCCGCGAGAACATGCAGGCGGTGATCGCACGGCATAATCTTTATTCCGGCCTTCCGCTGACGAGCGACCAAAAAGTGCATATCCTGCGCCAATCGCTCCGCTTCCAAACTGTCGCGAGTGCTGCTGCGGCCTCTTTCGGGCAACCGGCCGAGGTTTCGGCCCTGCTGATCAGCGCACAGGCCAACACCCGCGCCGAGGCCACGAATGTGGCAAATGATTTCGCACAAGGCGTTCTGGTCGCCGGTGCCGAAGATCAAAAGGCCCGCGCGCTCGAGGCGCAAACCTTTTTCCAACAAGAACAGCGCAACCTGAAGGAACTGATCATGGCCAAAGAGGCCGAGATTGCGCAGTTCCAATCCGAACACCTCAGTGCATTGCCCACGCAGCGGGCTATCTTACAAATTGAACTCACGGGATTGGAGACAGAGTTACGCTCTCTCAATCAAACGCTGGTTGGCCTGCGCAATGAACGTGGCGCGATTGAGCGTAAGACGAACCTGCGCGCCACGGACAAACGCCAGGTCGCCACGCTCAGCGCACAAATCGAGACCATATCGGCGCAAAGCGATGCCTTGCAAACGCGGCGCTCGGAAATCGTCGATATCCTGTCGCAAGCGCAAGTGATCGACCGCACATTGGCAGAGTTCGACCGTGATCTGGACCAGCTCCAAGCGCAATATGAGGTTGCCACCCGCCGCAGCGCCGATGCCGAAACCGCCGCAAAATTGCAAAATGGTGATCAGGGAGAGACCTTTACACTGTTGGAGGCCGCGATCGAACCGGATTATCCGATCAGCGGCGGCAAGCGGAAATTGGTGCTGGTGGGGGCATTCGCAAGCCTGATCATCGGCCTGATTGTGGCTTTTGTATTGGAACATTTACGACCCGTATTGCGCACCCAACGCCAGCTGGAACGGGAGCTTGATCTGCGCCCCATCATTGCCATCCCCGAGTTGCGCAAGTCCGATTTGACGTTGAAACAACAGCGCACATAA